The region TATCTACTGAAAAAGCTTTAAAGAATACCTTTGATGAAAGTGGAAACAGAGTGTAAAACAACTTCCTATTTATAGGGACAGATAAATCCCAGTTTCGTTTAAATCTTCGAACAATATAAAAGACAAAGCACATGACTTTAAGATTGTAAAATCTTTCAGCTATGTGCTTTTTCTGTGCCTATTTTATATCCGGAGGAATCTTAGCAGATATACCTTTTCTATAAAACTTTACATTGCTTTCTTCAAAAGGAACATAATCTTTTTTCAAGCTGTCAGGATAGTTAGCTTTCCAATCCTGCAAGGCTTCTTTAGTAATTTCGTTATTTTCATATTTCTCTTTCATTTCCTGCCACTGTTCAAGCATATTACGAATTCTTAATATAGCTTCACTGCCGAAATATATACCTGTGGTAGTGTATCCGGGATCTTCGTCATTCATAATAACCTGTCTTATATTAACTTCAATACTGTCATCAAGTTTAAATAAGAATCGCATAAGGTCATGTTCCGTGTATGGATATGCAGGTTCTTTCAGATAATCTTTATTTACATGGAGTGCAGCGGAAATATTTTCTAAGACATCATCTTTAGGAGTACGAATATCAAGCTCATATTGTCTGATTCTGACATCATCTAAATGTGTTCTGTCTCCTAATGCCTTTTGAGTAATTCTCCGTAATTCACGGAACTTCTTAATTATTTTACCCAAACTCAATTTTAACACCTCCTTAGGAGCAAATTTGTTTCTCTTTTAATAATATAATCGAAAATAAGAAAAAATACAATAGAAAAATAAAATTTAGAAAAAAGTATTGACAGAAACAAAAAAGCTACTTATAATCTAAAATAGAAACAGAAACAAATAAGTTTCTGAAAAGAAAGGAGGAAAGTACGATGGAGAAATTATTTCTTACTTCAAATGAAGTTGCCGATTTACTAAATATATCGCAGCAGCAGGCTTATAAAATCATTCGTGATATGAATAAGCAGCTGGCTGAACACGGCTTTCTTATCCTAAGGGGAAGAATCAATAAGAAATATTTTATGGAACAAATATACAAATCAAAGGAGGGAGAATAATGCCTGCATATAAGGACGAAAAAAATGGAAAATGGTTCGTTTCGTTCTATTACAAGGATTGGGATGGACAAAGCAGGAAGAAGCTGAAAAGAGGCTTTGAAACAAAGAAAGAGGCAATTACTTACGAGAGAAATTTCACGGTAAAGATGTCCGGTTCACTCAATATGCTTTTTGAGGATTACTTTGAACTCTATAAAGCCGATGTTATAGGAACTATTCGTCTTAATACATGGATGACAAAAGAACACATGATTAGGACAAAAATACTGCCGTTTTTTACAGGAATGAAAGTAAGCGAAATAAAACCTGTGGTAGTTAAGAAATGGCACAATGTGCTTCTAAATATTGAAAATGCGGAAGGGGAAGCCTATAAGCCAACTTATCTTAAGTCAATTCACGCACAGCTAAGCTGTATGTTCAACCATGCCGTTAAGTATTACGGACTAAGACAAAATCCTTGTAAGGTTACAGGCAGAATCGGAAAGCAAAAGAGTGATGAGGAAGTGGAATTCTGGACTAAAGATGAATATCTGCAATTTATTGAAGCTGTTAAAGATAAGGATATTTCATTTTATGCTTTTGAAATTCTTTATTGGACAGGGATTCGTTTAGGAGAACTCAGAGCATTGACAAAAGGGGATTTTGACTTTGATAAAAAGACAATGCGAATCAGTAAATCAGCTCAGAGAATTAACGGAGAAGAAGTTATAACAGACCCGAAAACACCTAAAAGTAAGAGAACAATAATGCTTCCTGATTTCCTAATCAGAGAGCTACAGGATTACTTCCTTAAAATCGGGTACTTTTCAGAGGATGAGCAGATTTTCCCTAAATGCAAAACATATTTCAATAAGGAAATGGAAAGAGGAATAAAAAAGTCGGGCGTAAAGAAAATAAAACTTCATGCACTAAGACACAGTCATATATCGCTGCTTATAGAAATGGGCTTTACACCGGTAGATATTGCAGCGAGAACAGGGCATGAAAGCATAAAGGTGTTAATGGATTATAGTCATATGTTCCCCAATAAACAGGTGGATATGGCTGATAAATTGGACAAGGAGGGCGAATACAGTGAAAGCACCGAAATTTCCAAGCTATGATGAGGCGGTTAATCGTAAAAAGAAAAAGTGCCAAAATTTGATGAGTAAAGAAGAATGGCAAACGTTGGAAGAGGAAAGAAAACAAAAGGAACGAGATAAAGGCAAGCGATTTGCTAATCACAGGAAAAAGGATGTAACCATAGCATTCAGAACAAATCGAAAAGACAGAGAGCTTATTTTCAATAAAATTGCGATGTCCGGGCTGAGTAGACAGGATTATATGACTAATGCAATTCTTAATGCTCCTATAAAGGTGTTTGCTACAAGAAATGTCATAGACAGTTGTAAAAGTGAGTTACAGGAAATTTTATCGGAACTGAAACGAGTGAAAGAATATGGAGAAGTGGATGATAATTATAGGCATGAACTTAGGATGATTGTTGAAATAATAGAAGCGGCAATGCAAGAAAAAAGCCTTTAGCCATACGACTAAAGGCAAGATGAAAGTACAACTTGGTATTTCATCCCTGACAAGATTATTTTATCAGGTTGTACTTCTATCAGCAATAAAAAGATAGGAGGTTACGATGATAAACAGAGAGAAATATATTGAAAATATTCCGCAAGACTTAAAAGACCGTAGTCAATGGTTATGGTTTAAAAGGGTAGTAAATGTTGATAGGCACGGAATGAAAAAAGTTATAAAGATACCTGTAAGCCCGATAACATTGAAATCGAATTTTTGGAATCAAAAAGAAAATTGGGCAGATTTTGAAACGGCGGTTAATAATTTGAAAAGTAGTGGCTGTGACGGATTGTCTTTTGTGTTGAGTAAAGACGATCCGTTTGTGTGTATCGACTTGGACGATGTGGACAATAAAAAACTTGAGATGTTTATAAATGACTTTAATGATACTTATATCGAAGTATCACAATCCGGAAGAGGGTTACACATTTTTGCAAAGGGGAAAATGGAAAAGAACTTTAATAACCAGCTTGAGAAAGTGGAGATGTATCAAGAAAATAGATGTATTGCTATGACAGGTAATATCTACAAATTTAATGATTTTGTTGCGAACAAAGTTCTCTTGAAACAAAAGGAGTTGGACAAATATTACAAGTTATTTTTCCCAAAAAGAAGTGTCAGAGAAGTTATTAGAAAATATCAGGAAGCTGCTGAATGTGTTCCTGACAGTGATACAGTTATAGAAACCATGTGCAGGTATAACGCAAAGGCAAAAGCGTTATTTGAAGGCTCATATACAAGCGGAGACGCCAGTAAAGATGACTTTTCATTGCTTCTTTTTCTAAACAGTTTTACTCACGGAAATGCAGAAATGATGAAAGAAATATTTTTGAAATCTGCACTTAATCGAATGGGAGATAGAAGTAAAAGAAGTACGGAAAAAGGATACTTGAAATATTTAGAGGACAGCATTTCAAAAGCGATACAGGGAGGAAATAAGAGATATTGGGATTATAACTATCACAGAAGTAAAGGAGGATACTCGCTTGAATAATTGGCTTAAATTTGATGATTTGGAGCTAAGCGATTATTTAGATCGTGAACTTGAAATCACAGATAAGGGACAAGTCAAAAGTACAACAACCAATCTCATAACTGTGTTAGTGAATCCCCGTTTTTGTAAAGAACAAGATATTTTATCAGGATATATTTTCTTTGACACTTGCAGCAGAACAATTCGTTTTTATGGAAAGTTAAAAGGAGAAAGATGTACTGATTTAGAAATACGAAAATGGAATGACCATATGACAAATATCCTCGGAGTTGAAATCGAAAGAGAATTTGGAATTAAATATTCGAAAAATCGTATGGAAGATGCCGTTCTTTTTGTTGCTCATAAGAGGTCAATCAATTTACCGGCAATGTATATGGAATCGCTACCCTATGACGGGCAAGAATATATTTCAAAATTACTACCCAAATATCTTGGAGCAGAGGATACAAAATTAAATTCTTGGATTATGAAACATATCTTGGTCGGTATGGTAAAAAGAGCATTTAATCCCGGATGTAAGTTTGATGAATTGATGGTTCTTACAGGGGTGCAGGGCGTTGGGAAAACTTCATTTATTGAAAAACTGGCACTATTTCCTGAATGGTATTGCTCATTAAACAATATAAAAGGGAAAGATGCCGTCAGTAATTTGGTAGGTAAGATTGTTGTTGAGCTTGAAGAATTTGTTGCTCTTAGAAATGCGAAAAGTGCTGATGAAGCAAAACTTTTTATTTCGGCAAGAACAAGCACGGTAAGACTTCCATATGAACGCTTTTCAACAGATGTTAAACGAAGCTGTGTTTTGATTGCGACAACAAACGACGCTACATTCTTGGGAGACTTCTCAGGAGAAAGAAGATACTTGCCTGTAAAAGTGAACAGTGAAAAGATACAAATTCCGTTGATGTATGATCCGGAAAAATTTCCTGTATTGGAAACTATCACAAGAAAAAAACATGAAAAAATGCTGAAAAATGATTTTGAAGGAGCTATTGCAGAAGCGGTACATCTTTACAAAAACAAGCTGCATGATTTCTATTTGCCGAAGGAACTAAGAAGTGATTTGGATTATGTCATTCAAACACATAAGAGCGAAAACAGACATGTGCAAAACTTCTTGGACTTCATGGAATGGAAGGTAACGAAGTCTGATACTCCTAATATATTATGTTCCGCAGAATTTACAAGCAAGTATCCTGAAACAAATGAAAAGGTGTTTTCGGAACTGATGGAAAATGAGATGGCTGACGAATGGATTTTAGAGCCTAATGTAAAAAGCAAGAAAGTAAGGATTGACGGAATCGTTAGAGTAAGCAAGAAGTTCTATAAGAGAAATGTAACCGCAGACTTTATGGAAGTAAAAGATATGGAAATACCATTTTAAGAGTTTTGAAAAAGTCTGCTACCGCTACTTTGCTACCTGGCTTAAAAGGTAGCGAGGTAGTGGTAGCGACAACTTTTAAACTTTTGTAGAAAAGAAAAAAACATGATTTTTTAGATAAATTGATTATAGCGGTTCATATGTCTTTTCTGTGATAGTCATAAGAGCTTATTAGTAAAAGCACTATTTTCAGTGAGATAGTAAAAGCACTATTTTCAGTGAGATAGCAAGCATATACTTTTTGACCACAGTCCAAAAAGTAGGCTTGTAAGCTGCTAATTCACCTTAATCAATTTTAGGGAGTACCCTAAGACCCCAATGAGAAAGGAGAGATGAAAAATGCCAAAGATAGTTAATCGTAAAAACAACTGTACCGTTCACTTTATGGTGAACGAAGAAGATATGAAAGAATTAAATAGAAGATTTGCATTGACCAATTTTAAGAGCAAGAGAGAATTTTACAGAGATACTATTTTCAAGAACAAAATTATCAGCATTGATATTTTTGGAGACTTCAGAAAAGAACTGAGGGAATTATCTTCTCTTATAAGTCGTAACTCAGTGAACCTGAATCAGATTGCAAAGGCGGTAAACAGTACAGGAGTTATTTACAAAGATGATATTGAAAGTATCAAGGAAGCTTTGCAGGGGGAACTTCTTTTTCTATCAGAGTTTAGAGAAAAGGTTTCCGACTATATTATCAATGAGGTTGTAGGATAATGGCTGTTACAAAGATACATCCGATTAAAACAACTCTTAAAAAGGCAATAGACTATATCTGTAACGGAGATAAGACAGACGATGAAATCTATGTTACAACACACCTTTGCAGCAGAGAAAATGCTCATAAAGAGTTCGAACTTACCAAGAAACAATTTAGCTCAAGAACCAAGACCTTAGCACATCATTTGATTCAATCTTTTGTTCCGGAAGAAGTGAGTTTTGAAGAAGCACATCAAGTTGGAATTGAACTCTGTGAAAAGATTTTAGGCGGGAAATATGAGTATGTATTGGCTACTCATATTGACAAAGACCATATTCATAATCACATCATTTTTAATTCCATAGATGTTGATGAAGGTAAAGTTTATCATTCCTACTATGGTTCCTATATGAACATCAGAAATCAAAGCGATAGACTGTGCAAGGAACATAATTTATCGGTAATAGATGTTGAAACGCAAAAAGAAATCAATGAAATTAAGCGAAGAAAATTTGTGAATTGGTACGACTGGAATGAAGATAAAAAGGGCAGTAGCTATAAATCAAGACTTCAATTTGATATTGATAGAATCATAAAGCAGTCAATCAACTGGCAGGACTTTTTATCTAAAATGGAAAGCTATGGTTATGAAATCAAGTTTGGGAAGCACATAGCTTTTAGAAGTAAAAATCAGCAAAGATTTACCAGAGCAAAGATCATTGGAAATAACTACACTGAAGAACAGATTAAGGACAGAATCCTAAATAAAGAGAAAGAAATTGGCAATATCATTGATATTAAGAACAACGAAAAAGCAAAGTTGAACAAAGGGTATGAACACTGGGCAACGAAACATAATCTTAAAACTGCTGCTTCCACACTTGTTGAAATTAGGAATAAAGGTTTTAACTCAATGGAAGAATTGGAGCGTGGCATCAGCCGAATCTCCATTGAAAAGAATGAGTTGAAACGAGAATTTGATAAGCTGTCATTGGAACAAAAGAGGATAAAGGCAGTAGTAAAGCATATTCAAGTCTGTATTAACAAGCGAGAACATTATGAGGGTTATCGCAAAAATCCGAATGACAAAATTTATTTGATGATGAATCGAAAAGATGTGGAAGCTTATCAGAAATCCTATGAGGAAATAGATATTTTCCTTAAACAATTTCCTCATTTGAGACATATGGTGTTGGGAGAGTTAAAAGCAAAATCAGGTAAAATTCTTTTCAGAAAATTAAATG is a window of Amygdalobacter nucleatus DNA encoding:
- a CDS encoding relaxase/mobilization nuclease domain-containing protein, with the protein product MAVTKIHPIKTTLKKAIDYICNGDKTDDEIYVTTHLCSRENAHKEFELTKKQFSSRTKTLAHHLIQSFVPEEVSFEEAHQVGIELCEKILGGKYEYVLATHIDKDHIHNHIIFNSIDVDEGKVYHSYYGSYMNIRNQSDRLCKEHNLSVIDVETQKEINEIKRRKFVNWYDWNEDKKGSSYKSRLQFDIDRIIKQSINWQDFLSKMESYGYEIKFGKHIAFRSKNQQRFTRAKIIGNNYTEEQIKDRILNKEKEIGNIIDIKNNEKAKLNKGYEHWATKHNLKTAASTLVEIRNKGFNSMEELERGISRISIEKNELKREFDKLSLEQKRIKAVVKHIQVCINKREHYEGYRKNPNDKIYLMMNRKDVEAYQKSYEEIDIFLKQFPHLRHMVLGELKAKSGKILFRKLNERSKELQIKQEDIAEKHNALSVKYEELEHLKNNMNDYLGRDKTEKKKESVIDVIKKHKAKEKEKPKEKKEANKEADR
- a CDS encoding transcriptional regulator, which encodes MEKLFLTSNEVADLLNISQQQAYKIIRDMNKQLAEHGFLILRGRINKKYFMEQIYKSKEGE
- a CDS encoding DNA primase, whose translation is MINREKYIENIPQDLKDRSQWLWFKRVVNVDRHGMKKVIKIPVSPITLKSNFWNQKENWADFETAVNNLKSSGCDGLSFVLSKDDPFVCIDLDDVDNKKLEMFINDFNDTYIEVSQSGRGLHIFAKGKMEKNFNNQLEKVEMYQENRCIAMTGNIYKFNDFVANKVLLKQKELDKYYKLFFPKRSVREVIRKYQEAAECVPDSDTVIETMCRYNAKAKALFEGSYTSGDASKDDFSLLLFLNSFTHGNAEMMKEIFLKSALNRMGDRSKRSTEKGYLKYLEDSISKAIQGGNKRYWDYNYHRSKGGYSLE
- a CDS encoding plasmid mobilization protein, whose translation is MKAPKFPSYDEAVNRKKKKCQNLMSKEEWQTLEEERKQKERDKGKRFANHRKKDVTIAFRTNRKDRELIFNKIAMSGLSRQDYMTNAILNAPIKVFATRNVIDSCKSELQEILSELKRVKEYGEVDDNYRHELRMIVEIIEAAMQEKSL
- a CDS encoding helix-turn-helix domain-containing protein, whose amino-acid sequence is MSLGKIIKKFRELRRITQKALGDRTHLDDVRIRQYELDIRTPKDDVLENISAALHVNKDYLKEPAYPYTEHDLMRFLFKLDDSIEVNIRQVIMNDEDPGYTTTGIYFGSEAILRIRNMLEQWQEMKEKYENNEITKEALQDWKANYPDSLKKDYVPFEESNVKFYRKGISAKIPPDIK
- a CDS encoding plasmid mobilization relaxosome protein MobC, with product MPKIVNRKNNCTVHFMVNEEDMKELNRRFALTNFKSKREFYRDTIFKNKIISIDIFGDFRKELRELSSLISRNSVNLNQIAKAVNSTGVIYKDDIESIKEALQGELLFLSEFREKVSDYIINEVVG
- a CDS encoding site-specific integrase encodes the protein MPAYKDEKNGKWFVSFYYKDWDGQSRKKLKRGFETKKEAITYERNFTVKMSGSLNMLFEDYFELYKADVIGTIRLNTWMTKEHMIRTKILPFFTGMKVSEIKPVVVKKWHNVLLNIENAEGEAYKPTYLKSIHAQLSCMFNHAVKYYGLRQNPCKVTGRIGKQKSDEEVEFWTKDEYLQFIEAVKDKDISFYAFEILYWTGIRLGELRALTKGDFDFDKKTMRISKSAQRINGEEVITDPKTPKSKRTIMLPDFLIRELQDYFLKIGYFSEDEQIFPKCKTYFNKEMERGIKKSGVKKIKLHALRHSHISLLIEMGFTPVDIAARTGHESIKVLMDYSHMFPNKQVDMADKLDKEGEYSESTEISKL
- a CDS encoding VapE domain-containing protein — encoded protein: MNNWLKFDDLELSDYLDRELEITDKGQVKSTTTNLITVLVNPRFCKEQDILSGYIFFDTCSRTIRFYGKLKGERCTDLEIRKWNDHMTNILGVEIEREFGIKYSKNRMEDAVLFVAHKRSINLPAMYMESLPYDGQEYISKLLPKYLGAEDTKLNSWIMKHILVGMVKRAFNPGCKFDELMVLTGVQGVGKTSFIEKLALFPEWYCSLNNIKGKDAVSNLVGKIVVELEEFVALRNAKSADEAKLFISARTSTVRLPYERFSTDVKRSCVLIATTNDATFLGDFSGERRYLPVKVNSEKIQIPLMYDPEKFPVLETITRKKHEKMLKNDFEGAIAEAVHLYKNKLHDFYLPKELRSDLDYVIQTHKSENRHVQNFLDFMEWKVTKSDTPNILCSAEFTSKYPETNEKVFSELMENEMADEWILEPNVKSKKVRIDGIVRVSKKFYKRNVTADFMEVKDMEIPF